From a region of the Lactuca sativa cultivar Salinas chromosome 4, Lsat_Salinas_v11, whole genome shotgun sequence genome:
- the LOC111896007 gene encoding uncharacterized protein LOC111896007: MKKKEKELIRNQIDKFWWEHHENVLRKSQQPSKHLLKARDVVKHFSSLSLSLNSTDKLHLSPDHAIRTSALASFMCVVVESEKSSSPEEEEGLGVELLSVFIERGMEDSIILIENCVHHFKIFEKNLKITQLEPAFSAIFRRLMGKPYFCKVFSCLRKHTDINETFLDNLSTSLQLSPYEKFQFTVALANADDDDLSRAGQNYCEEQFKELCELSERGHIPSVRALIEERVRSLMEGECSIQEPSDRAHQSGTQDLIQEAAPTSPKALQEDTALLSSNDQLSKEMESLCITSTDDCPMKENIGDDPDSSTVEVDADDINTEANAYFQQMFSGQLTVDAMVQMLTQFKGSSEKREQLVFEYMISNLLQVKKFFNTYSDEHFNLSAILFGLLIKHQVVSDSTLSIALQSVLDALHEPADSKIFIFGTKALEAFVDRLIEFPEFCQQVLQISHLQGTHSELVSIIEQTLGRTSSSHSESDEAHNQCSSIPPPENVVEPVRSLKEGECGIQEPSDSAHKSGTQDLIQEAAPTSPKALQEDTALLSSNDQLSKEMESLCITSTDDCPMIENISDDPDSSTVEVDEDHITTEANAYFQQMFSGQLTVDAMVQMLMQFKGSSEKSFFANPSYYALWLPDHTLEQLIFEYMISNLLQVKTFSNTCSNEQFNLSAVLYGLLIKNQVVSDSTLSIALQSILDALQEPADSKIFIFGTKALETFVDRLIDLPEFYQQVLQISHLQGTHSELVPIMEQTLGRTSSSHSESDEAQSQCSSIPPPENVVMPDSSSPLTGSDGEHLGSQISSPPKLQQRNEIQSDEIQKPSLTESSHTNQNLTTSFATSSDSASIQKPQSVARSSALMASSPEFHPPPRTVASARFVSASVRTLFDAAQRRETPIQAPPSQKRDKISFIFNTLSTANIEAKVEEFTEILEEQYYPWFAQYLVMKRASKEPNFHKLYMNFLEKAHSKQLMEEVVQETYENLIFYLGMQQVLLRSELIQTSSEERLLLKNLGGWLGIITIGRNRVLLSKHIDPKSLIIEAYEKGLMIGIIPFTSKVLEPCKGSLAYQPPNPWTMGILGLLAEIHAMPNLKANLKFSIEILFKNLELDMKAVTPTSLLKDRVRKIEGNPDFCNKDVGSSQQNTVTSAVNQSELPHEAAVTSYQGGDSHILYQHAAPVHFPAVPFVEDMNMLFQRLLPVVMDKAIKEILSNIVQKSITIATQTTMALVLKEYDNEFDENYIHSTSSSIIVCLAGNLSYVNSKEPLRKKMSSQLRNSLQGLNIASESLEHAMQRVIDDNLELGCASIEKAAIETGLVIVKNEIAQQLSVRRKQRESSRITTIDPNLYAQSIGTFPEAFHPQAAQFVSLHQQQVRMVPAPQSHVSWTYNVANEMRAQQQMFLPPSSSRHFISKPSLTTGAALDEYHVLAKKLDFLIGKEAKQAEIQSVICEVPVVVLRCINKDEAALALAQTVFESLYENAANYVHVIADLDILAGVCDVSKLVRRELTSWVMHSDDERRFNKDITVGLIRRELLNLTEYDAYMAKLIDGGKSGATIEFFISLVETLKLSDAGVLSSLHNVVHTLSKVTKHPVASKDDDDAFISSEPDPPSFHWQVSGIFNDWCRIRDRHGVNDAARAHFVLELHQNVLSRADDMPNRFFRRLMELGVSHYLSSQGANEEASLSSFLVIDIYADLVFSILRSLPVDQGSSKLSLFSKVLAVIVRFVKKDAEEKKESFISTPYFRLFINFFNHLHTLNSSVNDENFQMYAALSNSFHALQPLKVPAFSFPWVELISHKDFMPKLFAANGQKGWPYFKGLLLDLLMFMEPFLRTGELTDPVRILYKGTLRVLLVVVHDFPDFVCYYNFSFCEAIASRCVQLRNIILSTFPANMSLPDPNTPNLKVDLLAEISQPPCIDPEFAAALKANNMKNDIDEYFMTRPETSSFLYGLKYRLLLSSREAERSGTYYNVPLINSLVLYVGTKAIQQLQVSTASHATSITRFVSKTGYFAGAALDIFRTLIRDLNWEGRYLFFNAVADQLRYPNNHTHFFSFILLQFFVEIKEEAIQEQITRVLLERLITKLPHPWGVQVTFIELVKNPRYKFWNLNFTRSDPEIKRVFDFVSTSFGVHVQAVNVVSGVL, from the exons atgaaaaagaaagaaaaggaaCTCATAAGGAACCAAATTGATAAATTCTGGTGGGAACATCATGAAAACGTCTTGAGGAAATCTCAGCAGCCGAGCAAGCATCTACTCAAAGCACGCGACGTCGTTAAACATTTCTCGTCTCTATCATTGTCACTCAACTCCACCGATAAGCTCCATCTCTCTCCAGACCATGCCATTAGAACCTCCGCTCTAGCCAGTTTCATGTGTGTGGTGGTTGAATCAGAGAAATCATCATCTCCAGAGGAAGAGGAAGGACTTGGAGTTGAGTTGTTGAGTGTG TTTATTGAACGTGGAATGGAAGATAGCATAATACTTATCGAGAACTGCGTGCATCACTTCAAGATATTTGAGAAAAACTTGAAGATCACTCAATTAGAACCTGCATTTTCTGCTATCTTTAGAAGGTTGATGGGAAAGCCTTACTTTTGTAAGGTGTTCTCATGTTTAAGAAAACACACTGACATCAATGAGACATTCCTAGACAATCTATCCACATCACTGCAATTATCGCCTTATGAGAAATTTCAGTTTACGGTTGCATTAGCAAACGCTGATGATGATGATCTCAGTAGGGCTg GGCAGAATTACTGTGAGGAGCAGTTCAAAGAGCTGTGTGAGCTGTCTGAGAGAGGCCATATACCTTCTGTTCGAGCATTGATCGAG GAACGAGTTAGATCCTTAATGGAGGGAGAATGTAGCATACAGGAACCTTCTGACAGGGCACATCAGTCTGGAACTCAGGATCTTATTCAGGAGGCAGCTCCTACTTCTCCAAAG GCCCTTCAAGAAGATACTGCCTTGCTCTCTTCTAATGATCAACtttccaaggaaatggaaagtttGTGCATAACGTCTACAGACGATTGTCCAATGAAAGAGAACATTGGTGATGATCCTGATTCTTCAACAGTTGAAGTTGATGCAGATGATATAAACACAGAGGCCAATGCTTATTTCCAACAGATGTTCTCTGGTCAATTGACAGTTGATGCAATGGTTCAAATGCTTACGCAGTTCAAGGGATCTTCTGAAAAAAG GGAGCAATTGGTATTTGAGTATATGATCAGCAACCTGCTTCAAGTGAAAAAGTTTTTCAACACATACTCCGATGAACATTTTAACCTTTCTGCTATTCTATTTG GATTACTTATCAAGCATCAAGTTGTGAGCGATTCTACACTGAGCATTGCCTTACAATCCGTTTTGGATGCATTACATGAACCTGCAGATTCCAAA ATATTTATTTTTGGGACAAAGGCTTTGGAAGCTTTTGTGGATCGCTTGATTGAGTTTCCAGAATTCTGCCAACAAGTCTTACAGATCTCTCATCTACAGGGTACTCATTCTGAGCTTGTTTCCATTATTGAACAGACACTTGGCAGAACTTCATCAAGCCATTCAGAATCAGATGAAGCCCACAATCAATGTAGTTCTATCCCACCACCAGAAAATGTTGTG GAACCAGTTAGATCCCTAAAGGAGGGCGAATGTGGCATTCAGGAACCTTCTGACAGTGCACATAAGTCTGGAACTCAGGATCTTATTCAGGAGGCAGCTCCTACTTCTCCAAAG GCCCTTCAAGAAGATACTGCCTTGCTCTCTTCTAATGATCAACtttccaaggaaatggaaagtttGTGCATAACGTCTACAGACGATTGTCCAATGATAGAGAACATTAGTGATGATCCTGATTCTTCAACAGTTGAAGTTGATGAAGATCATATAACCACAGAGGCCAATGCTTATTTCCAACAGATGTTCTCTGGTCAACTGACAGTTGACGCAATGGTTCAAATGCTTATGCAGTTCAAGGGATCTTCTGAAAAAAG tTTCTTTGCTAATCCATCTTATTATGCACTTTGGCTTCCTGATCATACACT GGAGCAATTGATATTCGAGTATATGATCAGCAACCTTCTTCAAGTGAAAACGTTTTCCAACACATGCTCCAATGAACAGTTTAACCTTTCTGCTGTTCTATATG GATTACTTATCAAGAATCAAGTTGTGAGCGATTCTACACTGAGCATTGCCTTACAATCCATTCTGGATGCATTACAAGAACCTGCAGATTCCAAA ATATTTATTTTTGGGACAAAGGCATTGGAAACTTTTGTGGATCGCTTGATTGACTTACCAGAATTCTACCAACAAGTCTTACAGATCTCTCATCTACAGGGCACTCATTCTGAGCTTGTTCCCATTATGGAACAGACACTTGGCAGAACTTCATCAAGCCATTCAGAATCTGATGAAGCCCAAAGTCAATGTAGTTCTATCCCACCACCAGAAAATGTTGTG ATGCCGGATTCATCTTCCCCTTTGACTGGATCTGATGGTGAACATCTTGGTTCTCAAATATCTTCTCCACCAAAGCTTCAACAGAGAAATGAGATTCAATCAGATGAAATACAAAAACCATCTTTGACTGAATCCAGTCACACGAATCAAAACTTAACAACTTCATTTGCCACCTCAAGTGATTCAGCAAGTATTCAGAAG CCTCAAAGTGTAGCTAGATCTTCAGCACTAATGGCTTCATCTCCAGAGTTTCATCCTCCACCTAGAACAGTTGCCTCAGCAA GGTTTGTCTCAGCAAGTGTCAGAACACTTTTTGATGCTGCTCAAAGAAGAGAAACACCCATACAG GCCCCACCATCCCAAAAAAGGGATAAAATCTCATTCATTTTTAATACTTTATCCACTGCAAATATTGAAGCTAAAGTAGAAGAGTTTACCGAGATTCTGGAGGAACAGTATTATCCCTGGTTTGCACAATATCTTGTTATGAAAAG AGCAAGTAAAGAACCTAACTTTCACAAGTTGTATATGAACTTTCTTGAGAAAGCTCATTCAAAACAGCTTATGGAAGAAGTAGTTCAAGAAACCTATGAAAATT TAATTTTTTATTTGGGAATGCAACAGGTTCTCTTAAGGTCTGAGCTGATACAGACGAGTTCAGAAGAGCGTCTGTTGCTCAAGAATCTTGGGGGATGGCTCGGAATTATTACAATCGGTAGAAATAGAGTTCTATTGTCTAAACATATTGATCCAAAATCTTTAATTATAGAG GCTTATGAAAAGGGATTAATGATTGGGATAATTCCATTTACCTCTAAG GTTTTGGAACCTTGCAAAGGGAGTCTAGCATATCAACCACCGAATCCTTGGACTATGGGGATTCTTGGATTACTTGCTGAAATACATGCAATGCCAAATCTCAAAGCAAATCTCAAGTTTTCAATAGAA ATATTGTTCAAGAATCTTGAATTGGACATGAAGGCAGTTACTCCAACAtctcttctgaaggacagagttAGGAAGATTGAAGGAAACCCCGATTTCTGCAACAAAGATGTTGGGTCATCTCAGCAAAATACTGTAACATCTGCTGTAAATCAAAGTGAACTACCACATGAAGCTGCTGTTACATCTTATCAGGGTGGGGATTCACATATATTATACCAG CATGCTGCTCCAGTTCATTTCCCTGCTGTTCCTTTTGTTGAAGATATGAACATGCTTTTCCAAAG GTTGCTTCCAGTGGTAATGGATAAGGCTATTAAAGAAATCCTTTCTAATATTGTTCAGAAGAGTATCACCATAGCAACTCAAACAACAATGGCACTTGTTTTAAAG GAGTATGACAACGAATTTGATGAGAACTATATCCATAGTACATCATCCTCCATCATTGTTTGCCTGGCTGGAAATCTGTCTTATGTTAATAGCAAG GAACCTCTTCGTAAGAAGATGTCAAGTCAGCTAAGAAACTCTCTACAGGGTTTGAATATTGCAAGTGAATCCCTTGAACATGCCATGCAACGTGTTATTGATGACAACCTTGAGTTGGGCTGTGCATCAATTGAAAAAGCTGCAATTGAAACG GGGCTAGTAATAGTAAAAAATGAAATTGCTCAGCAACTTTCAGTTAGAAGGAAGCAAAGAGAAAGTTCTAGAATTACAACAATTGATCCAAACCTATATGCACAAAGTATAGGTACTTTTCCAGAAGCCTTTCATCCTCAAGCTGCCCAATTTGTATCCCTTCATCAACAGCAAGTTCGTATGGTTCCAGCTCCTCAATCACATGTATCATGGACTTATAATGTTGCTAAT GAAATGAGAGCCCAACAACAGATGTTTCTTCCACCTTCAAGTTCCAGGCACTTTATAAGCAAACCTTCATTAACTACTGGTGCTGCATTGGATGAATATCATGTTCTTGCAAAGAAG CTTGATTTTTTGATTGGTAAAGAAGCTAAACAAGCTGAAATTCAG TCTGTTATTTGTGAGGTTCCTGTGGTTGTTCTTAGATGCATCAACAAGGATGAGGCTGCCTTGGCTCTTGCTCAAACG GTTTTCGAGAGTTTATATGAAAATGCAGCCAACTATGTACATGTCATTGCTGACCTTGACATCTTAGCTGGTGTGTGTGATGTTAGCAAGCTTGTGAGGAGGGAACTCACTAGTTGG GTAATGCATTCTGATGATGAGAGGAGATTCAACAAAGATATTACAGTTGGCCTAATTCGCAGAGAATTACTGAACCTCACTGAGTATGATGCTTACATGGCCAAACTTATTGATGGAGGAAAGAGTG GGGCCACAATAGAGTTTTTCATCTCCCTTGTTGAAACACTGAAGCTCAGTGATGCAGGAGTATTGTCTTCACTTCACAATGTCGTTCACACTTTATCCAAG GTGACTAAGCATCCTGTGGCCAGCAAGGATGATGACGATGCATTTATATCTTCTGAACCAGATCCTCCTAGTTTCCATTGGCAG GTTTCTGGGATATTTAATGATTGGTGTCGGATACGTGATCGCCATGGTGTCAATGATGCAGCTCGTGCTCATTTTGTTCTAGAACTTCATCAAAATGTATTGTCAAGAGCTGATGATATGCCAAACCGCTTTTTCCGCCGCCTTATG GAGCTTGGTGTGTCACACTATCTATCTTCTCAAGGGGCCAATGAAGAAGCAAGTCTATCATCTTTCCTTGTCATTGATATATATGCAgaccttgtcttttcaatcttgaGG tctCTCCCTGTTGACCAGGGATCAAGCAAGCTCTCTCTTTTCTCGAAG GTGTTAGCGGTGATTGTGAGATTTGTTAAAAAGGATGCAGAGGAAAAGAAAGAATCATTTATTTCTACACCATATTTCAGGCTATTCATCAACTTTTTCAATCACCTTCATACCCTCAACTCTTCTGTCAATGATGAAAATTTTCag ATGTATGCTGCTCTATCAAATTCATTTCACGCCTTGCAGCCACTCAAAGTTCCTGCATTCAG CTTTCCATGGGTTGAGCTAATTAGTCACAAAGATTTCATGCCAAAACTCTTTGCTGCCAATGGTCAAAAAGGATGGCCATACTTCAAAGGCTTGCTGCTAGACTTGTTGATGTTCATGGAACCCTTCTTGAGGACTGGGGAACTTACAGATCCG GTCCGTATACTATACAAAGGCACACTGAGGGTGCTTTTGGTGGTGGTTCATGATTTCCCGGATTTTGTTTGCTATTATAATTTCAGTTTTTGTGAAGCAATTGCTTCACGTTGTGTCCAACTAAGAAACATAATTCTTAGCACTTTCCCAGCTAACATGAGTCTTCCGGACCCCAACACTCCCAATTTGAAG GTGGATCTGCTAGCTGAGATAAGTCAACCACCTTGCATTGACCCTGAGTTTGCCGCTGCTTTGAAAGCCAACAATATGAAAAACGACATTGATGAGTATTTCATG ACAAGGCCAGAAACATCTTCATTTCTTTATGGATTAAAGTACAGACTACTTCTTTCTTCAAGAGAAGCTGAAAGGTCCGGAACATACTACAATGTTCCTCTAATAAACTCACTTGTACTTTACGTTGGCACAAAG GCCATCCAACAGCTGCAAGTGAGCACCGCTTCTCATGCAACCTCCATAACTCGGTTTGTCTCAAAGACTGGCTATTTTGCGGGTGCGGCTTTGGACATCTTCCGGACATTAATACGTGACCTAAATTGGGAAGGCCGTTACCTCTTCTTCAATGCGGTTGCAGACCAATTGCGTTATCCCAACAACCACACGCATTTCTTTTCCTTCATTTTGCTTCAATTCTTTGTTGAGATAAAAGAG GAGGCGATTCAGGAACAGATAACGAGAGTGTTATTGGAGAGATTGATAACTAAACTCCCACACCCATGGGGGGTTCAGGTTACCTTCATTGAACTTGTAAAG AATCCTAGGTACAAATTTTGGAACCTGAATTTTACAAGAAGTGATCCTGAGATCAAAAGAGTCTTTGACTTTGTTTCAACAAGTTTTGGTGTCCATGTACAAGCCGTTAATGTTGTTTCTGGAGTGCTCTAG